The DNA segment ATCAGATACACCTTGTAGCTCGCCCACGCGTGCACCGGCGGATTCACGTTCCCGAATTCCCACTCGTATGCCGGAATCTGCCCGTTCGGGTGCATGTACCACTCGCGCAGCATCAGCACCAGTTGCTGCTTCGCGAATTCGGGATCGATATGCGCGAACGCCACGCAATGGAACGCCAGGTCCCATGCCGCATACCACGGATACTCCCACTTGTCCGGCATGGAGATGACGTCGGCATTGTAGATATGAGTCCAGTTGTGATTGCGGCCCTCTTTGCGCTCCGGTGGTGGTGGCGGAAAACCCGGATCGCCATTCAGCCAGTCGCGAACGACGTAGTGGTAATACTGCTTGGTCCACAGCAAACCCGCGAATGCCTGTCGCATGATGTTCCGCGTGTCCGCGTCGGCAGACTGCGGAATGATTGCTGCGTAGTATTCGTCCGCCTCGGCTTTCCTTGCCGCGAACGTCTGGTCGAATTCCATCCCGAGCGGGTCGTTGCAGTCCATTCGCACGGCGCTGTTCCGCAGGCGCAGCTTCAGCGTGATCTCTCCTCCGCCAGGGACATCGAACGAATAATGCAGAGCGGCCTTGGTTCCGAACCGCCCTGGATTCACCACATCTTTTTTCCCTGCAATGACGTATTCGTGGAATGCATCCTTCACATACGGCTGCAGGTTGGCGACGTTGTAGAGCCTCTCAAGGTTGGTTTCGTTTTCCGTGAAGAGCAGTTCCGGCGCGCCCTCGAAATACAGATCGTAATCGCCCAGTTCCTCGCCGCTTGCCTCCAGCAGTCCCATTCGCGCTCCCTGCCGGATCCCCGGATTCGAGTTCTCCGGATGCCACGACCATCGGTTGCGATACCACAGCGACGGCAGTACCCGAAGCCTCGCCGCCTCCAGCGCGCGATTCGCCACCGTGATCCGAATGCAGATGTCCTCAACGTCAACTTTCGCGTATTCCATGAACACATCGAAATAGCGGTTCTCGTTGAATACTCCCGTATCGATCAGTTCGTACTCGGGATCACCCTTTCCCCGGCGCCCGTTTTCCTCCCGCAAGAGATCGTATGGAAACTCGGCCTGCGGATACTTGTACAGGTACTTCATGTAGGAATGCGTCGGCGTGTTGTCGAGATAGAAGTAGTACTCCTTCACATCCTCGCCGTGATTTCCTTCGTGATTGCTCAGCCCGAAAAGCCGCTCTTTCAGGATGGGGTCTTTCTCATTCCACAGCGCCAACCCGAGGCAAAGGTACTGGTGGCGATCGCAGATTCCCGCAAGCCCATCTTCGTTCCACCGATACGCGCGCGAGCGGGCGTGATCGTGCGGAAAGTAATCCCAGGGGTCTCCCGACGCGCTGTAGTCTTCGCGCACCGTGCCCCACGCGCGCTCGGCGACATACGGCCCCCAGTGCTTCCACTCCTTGCGCCGCTGGTTGGCCTCGTGCAATCGCTGTTCTTCTCGGGTCATCCTTGACCACCTCTTCCTCTAGACGCGCAGATTGGGCATCAGGCTCACGCCCACATGATCGCACACAGCAAATCCGACGCAGCACTCGCCTTTGTCCCCACAGTGCCCCAACAGATTCGCACATCTTGTCAGCGCCGAGATGCGCCTCGTGCGTTACAGATAGTAATCAGTGGCTGGTTATGCTGGTTCGCCGTGCGCCATTTTCGCCATTCCGGGAAAAGCCACCATCAGCCGCACGCCAGAACGACCATCAAAAGAAGTGAGCTGATGGATGCGCCGGTTCGGATCTCGCAACAAGGCGCGCGCCGGCGAGTGCACCGTGACAGCCACAGCGCTGGCAGTCCGGAGAGAAAACAGAGAGTGCGCCACAGGGGAAGTTGTCGGGGGCGGATGACGGTGTGACGCGCCACCCACGGTAATAGATAGGAGTACCTGCTTGTGCGTCAGCGGCAGGTCGGTTTCAGCCTACTGCTGTTGTTGTCCCGCCACCACCCGCGCCACAGCGATCATGCCTATCGCCGATGCCGAAGGGTCCTGCAGCCGCTGCGCCCGCTTCAGCGCATCCACCGGATCTACCTGCGCTGCCGCTTCGCTGACTTCTTCTATAACAGCCGGTGCATCGATCTTATTGCGGTCGGACCACACGTCTTCCAAACTCGAGAAAGCCAGATCGAAGTAGCGGGTTGCGGCCTTCTTGTCTCCGCTCGTCCCGGTTGCGAACCCACTCGCGGCTGCCTCGCGTGCCCGCAGCGATGGCGGCATCTTCTCCAACTCAGGCATGCGATCCGTTCCCTTCTCGTCCATCGCCTGCAGCACCGAAACGGATTCCTCTTCCGGACGTTCAGCGTCTCCGGGCTGACCTTCGGTTTGCGCAACCTCCCGCGCCATCACATCGCTCGCCAGTGCATCGTCGTACGCCTTCTCCCCCAGCACCGACTTCATCGTCCCGGTCACGATATTCACCGCCAGGTTGCGGGGCCCACCTTCTTTCATCTTTCCCAGCCAGAGCAGCATTTTGACTCCGGTACTCTGGGCGGCATCTTTGCTTACCACTGGAGCCATCCGGTCGTACATCGCCGCGAAATTCGGCGCGTCCGCTCTCGCCGCCTCGGTATCTGACGGAAGATTTGAGACCAACTTCACAAAGTAATCCTGCGCCCAGGCGGTCTTCGGCCCAACCTGCTCGATTGTCGCCAGCAACGCGCGGGGTGCCACCACCCCTTGCGCCATAGCGTTTTCCAGCTTGCGTCGCACCGCTTCCAAAGCTTCCTTCGGGCACGACGACTCTGCCGCGATCAGCGACTGTTCCGCCGCCGCAACCTGCTGGTCAGGGATGTTCTCCACGAACGACTGCGCCGCCTTGCAATCAATCTGCCCTGCCTCCAGGATCGACACCGCCGGCTTCTTCCCGATCGCGATCAGGTCCTGCTCAATCCGCATTCCTTCCTTCGTGAACTGACGGGCCAGTGCCGGCTTCAGCGGAGCAACAATATTCGCCGCCGCGGCAAGCACCCGAAGTCGGTCCTGCTGGTCCGATTGCGGCAGCGCCACCGCCGACTGCACAACATCCAGCACAAACTTTTGTTGGCTGCTCAGTGCCCCAGCTTTTGCGTTCGCCGCCGGAGCCATCTTCGTCTGCGCGGGCGCCGCCGGCCCCTTTGCTCCTTGCCCGAAAAGAAGAGAGGACGACACCATTAGTGCCGCTGCCAATATGAGTGCTCTCTGTTTCATGAACTTCAACCTTGCTGATTCTTCTTTCTACTCCGTTCCGTTTCTAAGTCCGCACCCCACACCTGCCGTAGTCAGCAGATGCGGGGCTCTTTCCAACTGGAAATCCACAACCGGGAACTGCTTGTTTCTCACCAGGCCGTCAAGGTCACTTTATCCAGCCACACCTGGTAGTCCGTCATGTACTTATTGCCGTCCATCTGGAACGCCGCATTCAACTCGTTCACGCTGCTGGACTTGGGTGCATAAGTGCGGTTCACGTAGTGGGTAACCCCGTCGAGCGTGATCGAGACGAACTTCACCTGATTGCCAGAAGTTCTCTGGAACTGCCACGTCAGGTGGTGCCACTTGTACGCCGAGGGCGCTGAGCAAGGTATTCCCGTGCTCTTCCAATGATAAGCCACCGACCAGACGTCCCAGGCATGCGTTCCCTTGATGTTGCACTGCGTTCCAAAAATGTACTTGTGCCCGCCGACCGACTGGTTCACATCGAACTCCAGCGCCTGTGCTGCACTCGGGTTCTTGATGTAGAAGTACAGGTCGTACTTGAAATTGTGGGCCGTCGAATTGGCGCCCACCTGCTTCCACCAGAGCGCATTTGAATACGGCGTGCTGCCCCCGACCGAAAACTTCGAGGCTGACCCTGTCAAAGATGGCGAGCCAATGTAAAGCGTTTGCGAATACGACGCCGATGGTCCGCTTCCATTCGTTCCTGCACACACCGTGCAGCTTGACCACTTGTATTTCTGGAGCGAGGAATAGGTTGCGGTGCCCGCAAAGGCGCTGCCGGCGAACACCATCATCGCAAGTGCCGTCACGACACACGTCAGTACGGTCTTGCTGTTCTTAATCTTGCCGAAATGCATCAGGAGCTCCGGGGGAGTTGGGGGATAGAACGCGGCGAGCTTCAGTGCGAGTTCTGCGTTCGAGTGTCACCTTACGGGGCCTTCTACTCTCACTCAAGCGCAAATTATTGTCCCAAAACGATTTCCGGGCACCGGTACTAGGCGCGGGTTACGAAACACCCTAATCCCACCGCGTAAGGTGCCGCCTCACGTTCCTCCCCAATGTCTCTCACGCCCTTAACATTAGCGGGTTTCGGGATTAGGTCCGAAAAGTCACCGCCGGGCGACAAGTAAGGTCTCTTCAGAGCTGCCGTTCTTCTTAGTCCTGTTCGGCAAGTTCGAAAATCGCTCCGAACTAGAGCGATTTCCCGAGGGCTTTCGACTCAATCGCTCAATACCACTCCGCAAATGCGGAAGATTTCCACACTCGATACGCCCCTAATGGGTATTTCACCGCAATGTAAAGTGATCCACTCGCGTGCGCCAGGAATCGTACAAAGGCCGGCTTTTACTGAGAGTGAAGACGAAGGACCGGGAACCGTCCTTCTAGTGATGTTCTCGCGCGTACGCCCTCAATTCCGCCACGATCTCCGCCGCCGCTTTTCTTGCGCGCTCGAACTCCGTCGGCGGAAACGAAATTGCCCCCACCCTCGCATGACCGCCGCCTCCGTACCTCTCGCAGATCTTCGCCAGGTTCGTCAGGTTCTCCGCCGTAGTCCACGGGTTCGACCCCACTGAAACCTTGGTCCGGAAGCTGCTCTTGCTCAGCCCCACGCTGTAAACACATTCGGGATGAAGGTAGTACGGAATGAACTTGTTGTACCCCTCGAGGTCATAATCAGTGACGTCGAAATAAACGACCCTGTCCTTGCTCTCCGTCCTCTCCCGCAGAATATCGATTGACTTCCAGTGCCGGTCGAGCAGAGGCGGCAACTTTTCCGCCACGAACGGTTCCTCCACCGTCTGGCTCAGCGACTGCGACGACAGATAAGGAATCAGTCGCGGCACGAATGTCGGGTCCTGCGTCGCCTCGATCACCATCGTGATGCGCATTGCCGGCGCTTTCAGTTCCACCGCCTCCTTCGCACTCGCAAACGACGCCCCATCGATCGTATCCGCCCAGTGCACCATGTCCGCCACCGGCGCCGTATCGAACTGGAATCTCTCCTCCCCCACCCCGGCAATCAGCTTCGTACAGGATTTGCAATCCGGGTCGTAGAACTTCGTCGAGCTCTTCTGCTCTTTGAAGTGCGCCGCATCCTCCGCCGTCAGAAACGCGCTCTGGTGATGATCGAACCACCACTGTATCTTCGGCGACGCCGAGTACTTGAAATCGACGATCGCGTTCACATCCCCGGTAAAGTCGGCCTCGTTGAACAGCGCCCCCGCCCGATGCACCAACCCGTGGAATTCGAACTTCGCCTTGCCATCGACTCGCTCATGGTACAACCGGCTGAAAAGCGAAGCCGAACACGCCCCATCGAAACACTTGTCGTGATAAAAGACCCGAACGATCACTGGTTCCCTTTCTTAGGCCGAGGTCGTCTCTTGTTCCGAAAACCAATAAAGGAAAAGCTAATAGGAATAAAGCCCCCGCAAGAAGATGTCAAGCAAAGGAAATCAGATCTTCCCCAACCGAGAACTTCCTTCCGTGCCCTCCATCACAGACTTCCGCCATTTTTCCGGACTAACATTCCCGCCGCAATCCATACGTGAAGGAGGTCGGTTTATGGCAACCAACGTATTGGGCAAAGTGGACGAGCACGCCGCGGAATCGATTCACAAGGTTTCGCGCACAACAACCGCCGTCGCCGACGCAATCGAGGCCGGCATCGACACGGCAAAACGGCTCGGCAAGCACGGAAGCGACGCGGCGGAGGAACTCATGGATGACGCCGTCCTCCGTATCAAGCGTCACCCCGTCGAAACCCTCGTCGCAGCCTTCGCCGTCGGATTCGCAATCGGCGGCCTCATCGATCGTCTAATTCGCCGCAGCTAGAAGATTACTCGCATCTGGATGCCCCGTCCTGGCCTGCTGGGACGGGGTTGTTGTTTGGATATCGAACACCTCATCGCTGACAACCTCGCCTTCGCTCCGAGAATGAACGGCCGGGGACATCCCTGACTTTTTAGACCGGGCACAGGGCATGCTGAAGTTCAACATGTCCCATTCGAACGAACCAGAGTGTCAGGTATGTCCCCGGTCT comes from the Terriglobia bacterium genome and includes:
- a CDS encoding glucosidase — encoded protein: MTREEQRLHEANQRRKEWKHWGPYVAERAWGTVREDYSASGDPWDYFPHDHARSRAYRWNEDGLAGICDRHQYLCLGLALWNEKDPILKERLFGLSNHEGNHGEDVKEYYFYLDNTPTHSYMKYLYKYPQAEFPYDLLREENGRRGKGDPEYELIDTGVFNENRYFDVFMEYAKVDVEDICIRITVANRALEAARLRVLPSLWYRNRWSWHPENSNPGIRQGARMGLLEASGEELGDYDLYFEGAPELLFTENETNLERLYNVANLQPYVKDAFHEYVIAGKKDVVNPGRFGTKAALHYSFDVPGGGEITLKLRLRNSAVRMDCNDPLGMEFDQTFAARKAEADEYYAAIIPQSADADTRNIMRQAFAGLLWTKQYYHYVVRDWLNGDPGFPPPPPERKEGRNHNWTHIYNADVISMPDKWEYPWYAAWDLAFHCVAFAHIDPEFAKQQLVLMLREWYMHPNGQIPAYEWEFGNVNPPVHAWASYKVYLIDKQKRGGRGDRAFLERIFHKLMLNFTWWVNRKDPEGQNVFQGGFLGLDNIGLFDRNTELPSGDRIEQSDGTSWMAMYSLDLLAIALELASEDPVYEDVASKFWEHFVYIAWAMNHMGDDGLSLWDEQDGFFYDVLHGADGQTIPIRVRSMVGLIPLHAVQTIEPELLDKMPTFRERLEWFIENRPDLTGNVACMKTQGHRERRLFSIANQAQLRRMLETMLDEHEFLSTYGIRALSRYHKDHPYTLDLDGVQYSIGYEPAESSSGMFGGNSNWRGPIWMPVNYLLTQGLRRFFQYYGDSLKVECPTGSGQLVNLEDAANIITDRVVSIFRRDANGRRPVFGGNEVFQSDPHWRDYIPFYEYFHGDNGRGVGASHQTGWTALVASMISELAERQAQNTSTVVAGTSKTVPAD
- a CDS encoding phosphoesterase, yielding MIVRVFYHDKCFDGACSASLFSRLYHERVDGKAKFEFHGLVHRAGALFNEADFTGDVNAIVDFKYSASPKIQWWFDHHQSAFLTAEDAAHFKEQKSSTKFYDPDCKSCTKLIAGVGEERFQFDTAPVADMVHWADTIDGASFASAKEAVELKAPAMRITMVIEATQDPTFVPRLIPYLSSQSLSQTVEEPFVAEKLPPLLDRHWKSIDILRERTESKDRVVYFDVTDYDLEGYNKFIPYYLHPECVYSVGLSKSSFRTKVSVGSNPWTTAENLTNLAKICERYGGGGHARVGAISFPPTEFERARKAAAEIVAELRAYAREHH